The Kroppenstedtia pulmonis genome has a segment encoding these proteins:
- the zapA gene encoding cell division protein ZapA encodes MNKNRLSVEIYGQMYNIVGNASPGYMREVAQQVDQNMRNIAQGNSRLDTTKLAVLSAVNITDAYIKLKQEYEEILHLIEDDQV; translated from the coding sequence TTGAACAAAAACCGATTGAGTGTTGAAATCTACGGACAAATGTACAATATCGTCGGTAATGCCAGCCCTGGTTATATGAGGGAAGTGGCACAGCAAGTGGATCAGAACATGCGAAACATTGCCCAGGGAAATTCGCGTCTGGACACAACCAAACTGGCTGTTTTGTCAGCTGTCAATATCACAGATGCCTATATAAAATTGAAGCAGGAATATGAGGAAATTCTT